In the genome of Botrytis cinerea B05.10 chromosome 5, complete sequence, one region contains:
- the Bcdyn2 gene encoding Bcdyn2, translating to MATPQQPAEEHLAAQIKSVDMSDDMSDEAVEVCRQAMAKHSVEKDIAQYIKKAFDEKRGPTWHCIVGRNFGSFVTHETKHFIYFYLGHCAILLFKTQ from the exons ATGGCAACCCCTCAACAACCAGCTGAAGAGCACCTGGCAG CTCAGATTAAGTCGGTCGACATG agCGACGACATGTCAGACGAGGCTGTTGAAGTTT GTCGACAAGCTATGGCTAAACATTCGGTTGAGAAA GATATCGCacaatatatcaagaaagcT TTTGATGAGAAGCGAGGTCCAACATGGCATTGTATCGTTGGTCGAAATTTTGGATCATTTGTCACGCATG AAACAAAACACTTCATCTACTTCTATCTCGGCCACTGTGCGATTCTCCTCTTCAAGACCCAATGA